A part of Lacibacter sp. H407 genomic DNA contains:
- a CDS encoding DUF2911 domain-containing protein, which yields MKYLLVVVLFISSCITVSAQDKKPAGINYNPNAKKDTTKKSIRSAAVGKIGSANVRINYYSPGVRGRIIWGGVVPLDEVWVTGAHAATNIQIDKAFRIGNKTIPAGTYAIFTIPSKNEWTFILNKNHEQHLTDDYDAKDDIIRFKVKPITLSNPLERLQYFIEKGKIIVGWDKLKIEVPVTVSN from the coding sequence ATGAAATATCTGCTTGTCGTGGTTCTATTCATTTCTTCATGCATTACAGTATCAGCACAGGATAAAAAGCCGGCCGGTATCAACTATAACCCCAACGCAAAAAAAGATACCACTAAAAAAAGTATCCGATCAGCTGCTGTTGGAAAAATCGGTTCAGCCAATGTACGTATCAACTATTACTCACCGGGTGTGCGGGGCCGCATTATCTGGGGAGGTGTGGTGCCGCTGGATGAAGTATGGGTTACCGGTGCTCATGCAGCTACCAATATTCAAATTGATAAAGCATTTCGTATCGGCAACAAAACCATTCCGGCCGGCACCTATGCCATTTTCACGATTCCGTCGAAAAACGAATGGACCTTTATTCTCAACAAAAATCATGAGCAGCATTTGACTGATGATTATGATGCGAAAGATGACATCATCCGTTTTAAAGTGAAACCGATAACATTATCAAACCCGCTGGAACGTTTACAGTATTTTATTGAAAAAGGAAAGATCATCGTTGGCTGGGACAAACTTAAAATTGAAGTACCCGTTACCGTTAGCAACTGA